A single region of the Enterobacter cloacae complex sp. R_G8 genome encodes:
- the dppA gene encoding dipeptide ABC transporter periplasmic-binding protein DppA — MSISLKKSGMLKLGLSLVAMTVAASVQAKTLVYCSEGSPEGFNPQLFTSGTTYDASSVPIYNRLVEFKTGTTEVIPGLAEKWDVSEDGKTYTFHLRQGVKWQDSKEFKPTRDFNADDVVFSFDRQKNAQNPYHKVSGGSYEYFEGMGLPDLIAEVKKVDDKTVQFVLTRPEAPFLADLAMDFASILSKEYADNMLKAGTPEKVDLNPIGTGPFQLLQYQKDSRILYKAFPGYWGTKPQIDRLVFSITPDASVRYAKLQKNECQVMPYPNPADIARMKQDKNINLLEQAGLNVGYLSFNTEKKPFDDVKVRQALTYAVNKEAIIKAVYQGAGVAAKNLIPPTMWGYNDDVKDYSYDPEKAKALLKEAGQDKGFTVELWAMPVQRPYNPNARRMAEMVQADWAKIGVQAKIVTYEWGEYLKRAKAGEHQAVMMGWTGDNGDPDNFFATLFSCAAAKDGSNYSRWCYKPFEDLIQPARATDDHNKRIELYKQAQVVMHDQAPALIVAHSTVYEPVRKEVKGYVVDPLGKHHFENVSVE, encoded by the coding sequence ATGAGTATTTCCTTGAAGAAGTCAGGGATGCTGAAGCTTGGTCTGAGCCTGGTGGCTATGACCGTGGCAGCAAGCGTACAGGCAAAAACCCTGGTTTACTGTTCTGAAGGCTCGCCGGAAGGCTTTAACCCACAGCTCTTTACCTCTGGTACGACTTACGACGCAAGCTCTGTGCCGATCTATAACCGTCTGGTTGAATTCAAAACCGGTACCACGGAAGTTATTCCTGGCCTGGCGGAGAAGTGGGACGTCAGCGAAGACGGTAAAACCTATACCTTCCACCTGCGCCAGGGCGTGAAGTGGCAGGACAGCAAAGAATTCAAACCAACGCGCGACTTCAACGCCGATGACGTTGTGTTCTCCTTCGATCGTCAGAAAAACGCTCAGAACCCGTACCACAAAGTGTCCGGCGGTAGCTATGAATACTTCGAAGGGATGGGTCTGCCAGACCTGATCGCTGAAGTGAAAAAAGTTGACGATAAAACCGTGCAGTTCGTGCTGACTCGCCCGGAAGCGCCATTCCTGGCTGACCTGGCCATGGACTTCGCCTCTATCCTCTCTAAAGAGTACGCGGACAACATGCTGAAAGCCGGTACGCCGGAAAAAGTGGACCTGAACCCAATCGGTACCGGCCCGTTCCAGCTGCTGCAGTACCAGAAAGACTCCCGTATTCTGTACAAGGCGTTCCCGGGTTACTGGGGTACCAAGCCACAGATCGACCGTCTGGTCTTCTCCATCACGCCTGATGCGTCTGTGCGTTACGCAAAACTGCAGAAAAACGAATGCCAGGTTATGCCCTACCCGAACCCGGCTGATATCGCCCGCATGAAGCAGGACAAGAACATCAACCTGCTGGAGCAGGCTGGCCTGAACGTGGGCTATCTCTCCTTCAACACCGAGAAGAAACCGTTTGATGACGTGAAAGTGCGTCAGGCGCTGACCTATGCGGTGAACAAAGAAGCGATCATCAAGGCCGTTTACCAGGGTGCTGGCGTTGCGGCCAAAAACCTGATCCCACCAACCATGTGGGGCTATAACGACGACGTTAAAGACTACAGCTACGATCCTGAGAAAGCGAAAGCGCTGCTGAAAGAAGCTGGTCAGGACAAAGGCTTTACCGTAGAGCTGTGGGCGATGCCGGTACAGCGTCCGTACAACCCGAACGCACGCCGTATGGCTGAAATGGTTCAGGCTGACTGGGCGAAAATTGGCGTTCAGGCCAAGATTGTCACCTACGAGTGGGGTGAGTATCTGAAGCGCGCCAAAGCAGGTGAGCATCAGGCGGTGATGATGGGCTGGACCGGTGACAACGGGGATCCGGACAACTTCTTCGCTACCCTGTTCAGCTGCGCGGCGGCGAAAGACGGTTCTAACTACTCTCGCTGGTGTTACAAGCCGTTTGAAGACCTGATCCAGCCGGCGCGTGCCACCGACGATCACAACAAACGTATTGAACTCTACAAGCAGGCACAGGTTGTTATGCACGATCAGGCTCCGGCTCTGATTGTTGCTCACTCCACCGTGTACGAGCCAGTGCGCAAAGAAGTGAAAGGCTACGTGGTTGATCCGCTGGGCAAACACCACTTCGAAAACGTTTCTGTTGAATAA
- the dppB gene encoding dipeptide ABC transporter permease DppB, translating to MLQFILRRLGLVIPTFIGITLLTFAFVHMIPGDPVMIMAGERGISPERHAQLLAELGLDKPMWQQYLHYIWGVMHGDLGISLKSRLPVWDEFVPRFKATLELGICAMIFATAVGIPVGVLAAVKRGSIFDHTAVGLALTGYSMPIFWWGMMLIMLVSVQLNLTPVSGRVSDMVFLDDSNPLTGFMLIDTAIWGEEGNFIDAVAHMILPAMVLGTIPLAVIVRMTRSSMLEVLGEDYIRTARAKGLTRMRVIIVHALRNAMLPVVTVIGLQVGTLLAGAILTETIFSWPGLGRWLIDALQRRDYPVVQGGVLLVATMIILVNLLVDLLYGVVNPRIRHKK from the coding sequence ATGTTGCAGTTCATCCTCCGACGTCTGGGACTTGTCATCCCCACGTTTATCGGTATCACCCTTCTCACTTTTGCCTTCGTCCATATGATCCCCGGCGACCCGGTAATGATTATGGCGGGCGAGCGTGGTATTTCCCCTGAACGTCATGCGCAGCTGCTGGCTGAACTCGGCCTCGATAAGCCGATGTGGCAGCAGTACCTCCATTATATTTGGGGCGTCATGCACGGCGACTTAGGGATTTCACTGAAAAGCCGTCTTCCGGTGTGGGACGAGTTCGTGCCGCGTTTTAAAGCGACACTGGAGCTTGGCATCTGCGCCATGATTTTCGCCACTGCGGTGGGTATCCCTGTTGGGGTGCTGGCTGCCGTTAAACGTGGCTCTATTTTTGACCATACCGCCGTGGGCCTGGCGCTGACCGGTTACTCCATGCCGATCTTCTGGTGGGGCATGATGCTGATTATGCTGGTCTCGGTGCAGCTTAACCTGACGCCGGTCTCCGGACGCGTCAGCGATATGGTCTTCCTCGATGATTCCAACCCGTTGACCGGCTTTATGCTGATTGATACGGCTATCTGGGGCGAAGAGGGCAACTTTATTGATGCGGTCGCGCATATGATCCTGCCCGCAATGGTGCTCGGCACGATCCCTCTGGCGGTGATCGTGCGTATGACCCGTTCCTCCATGCTGGAAGTGCTGGGCGAGGATTATATTCGTACCGCGCGTGCCAAGGGCCTGACGCGTATGCGAGTCATCATCGTACATGCGCTGCGTAACGCCATGCTGCCGGTGGTGACCGTTATTGGTTTGCAGGTGGGTACGCTGCTGGCAGGTGCGATCCTGACCGAAACCATCTTCTCCTGGCCGGGCCTTGGCCGCTGGCTGATTGACGCACTGCAACGCCGTGACTATCCGGTCGTGCAGGGTGGTGTATTGCTGGTCGCGACGATGATTATTCTCGTCAACCTGCTGGTCGATTTGCTGTACGGCGTGGTGAACCCGCGTATTCGTCATAAGAAGTAA
- the secE gene encoding preprotein translocase subunit SecE, with the protein MSANTEAQGSGRGLEAMKWVVVAVLLIVAIVGNYLYRDIMLPLRALAVVILIAAAGGVALLTTKGKATVAFAREARTEVRKVIWPTRQETLHTTLIVAAVTAVMSLILWGLDGILVRLVSFITGLRF; encoded by the coding sequence ATGAGTGCGAATACCGAAGCTCAAGGGAGCGGGCGCGGCCTGGAAGCGATGAAATGGGTAGTGGTAGCCGTTCTGCTGATCGTAGCGATCGTTGGCAACTATCTTTATCGTGACATTATGCTGCCGCTACGCGCGCTTGCAGTGGTAATTCTGATTGCTGCAGCGGGTGGTGTCGCGCTGTTGACGACAAAAGGCAAAGCGACTGTCGCTTTTGCACGTGAAGCGCGTACCGAAGTCCGCAAGGTAATTTGGCCGACTCGCCAGGAAACATTGCACACCACGCTGATCGTAGCGGCGGTAACCGCTGTAATGTCACTGATCCTGTGGGGACTGGATGGTATTCTGGTTCGCCTGGTATCCTTTATCACTGGCCTGAGGTTCTGA
- the dppF gene encoding dipeptide ABC transporter ATP-binding subunit DppF, with translation MSTQQATTQQPLLQAIDLKKHYPVKKGIFAPERLVKALDGVSFTLERGKTLAVVGESGCGKSTLGRLLTMIETPTGGELYYQGQDLLKHDPQAQKLRRQKIQIVFQNPYGSLNPRKKVGQILEEPLLINSNLSKEQRREKALAMMAKVGLKTEHYDRYPHMFSGGQRQRIAIARGLMLDPDVVIADEPVSALDVSVRAQVLNLMMDLQQELGLSYVFISHDLSVVEHIADEVMVMYLGRCVEKGTKDQIFNNPRHPYTQALLSATPRLNPDDRRERIKLTGELPSPLNPPPGCAFNARCSRRFGPCTQLQPQLKDYRGQLVACFAVDQDENGEKPQA, from the coding sequence ATGAGTACGCAACAGGCCACCACGCAACAACCGCTGTTGCAGGCTATCGACCTGAAAAAACACTACCCGGTGAAGAAGGGGATTTTTGCCCCTGAGCGCCTGGTGAAAGCGCTGGACGGCGTCTCCTTTACCCTCGAACGCGGCAAAACGCTGGCGGTGGTCGGGGAGTCCGGCTGCGGCAAATCAACCTTAGGCCGTCTGCTGACGATGATTGAAACGCCTACCGGCGGTGAACTCTATTATCAGGGACAGGATCTGCTCAAGCACGATCCGCAGGCGCAGAAGCTGCGTCGCCAGAAAATCCAGATTGTGTTCCAGAACCCGTACGGTTCATTGAACCCGCGCAAGAAAGTGGGGCAGATTCTGGAAGAGCCGCTGCTGATTAACAGTAATCTCAGCAAAGAGCAGCGTCGTGAAAAAGCGCTGGCGATGATGGCGAAAGTCGGCCTGAAAACCGAGCATTACGATCGCTACCCGCATATGTTCTCTGGTGGTCAGCGCCAGCGTATCGCCATCGCCCGTGGTCTGATGCTCGACCCGGACGTAGTGATTGCCGATGAACCGGTCTCAGCGCTCGACGTTTCCGTACGCGCACAGGTGCTGAACCTGATGATGGATCTGCAGCAGGAGCTGGGGCTGTCTTACGTGTTCATCTCCCACGACCTGTCGGTGGTAGAGCATATCGCTGATGAAGTGATGGTCATGTATCTGGGGCGCTGCGTGGAGAAGGGGACAAAAGACCAGATCTTTAATAATCCTCGTCATCCGTACACCCAGGCGCTGCTGTCTGCGACGCCGCGTCTGAATCCGGACGATCGTCGCGAGCGTATTAAGCTGACCGGTGAACTGCCAAGTCCGCTGAATCCACCGCCGGGATGTGCGTTCAACGCCCGCTGCAGCCGCCGCTTTGGCCCTTGCACCCAGCTACAGCCGCAGCTGAAAGATTATCGCGGTCAGCTGGTGGCCTGCTTTGCGGTCGATCAGGATGAAAACGGCGAAAAGCCACAGGCGTAA
- the eptB gene encoding kdo(2)-lipid A phosphoethanolamine 7''-transferase, translated as MKYIRSITQQRLCLMLAVYIGLFLNGAVLFRRVEGYFEDLTVRNGIFAAIEVFGSVLATFFLLRLLSLFGRRTWQILASLVVIISAAASYYMTFMNVVIGYGIVASVMTTDIDLSKEVVGKGFIVWTILTCLIPLFFIWSNTCRYTLLRQLRTRGQRIRTVAVVLLAGLLVWAPIRLMEKQQKRIEKATGVDMPSYGGVVANSYLPSNWLSALGLYAWAQADESSDVKSLMNPTKKFHYEAPADGLDDTYVVFVIGETTRWDHMGILGYDRDTTPKLAQEKNLVAYRGYSCDTATKLSLRCMFVREGGASDNPQRTLKEQNVFAVLKQLGFSSDLFAMQSEMWFYTNTLADNIAYREQIGAEPRNRGKNVDDMLLLQEMSQSLKNHPQGKHLVILHTKGSHYSYYQRYTRDFAKWQPECVGINKDCSKQELINAYDNSVLYVDTFLSRVIDELRDKKAIVIYAADHGESINEKEHLHGTPRKLAPPEQFRVPMIMWMSDKYLENPDKAKMFAHLKQQADIKVPRRHVELYDTIMGCLGYTSPDGGINENNNWCKLPESSQKAAQ; from the coding sequence ATGAAATACATTAGGTCTATTACCCAGCAAAGATTGTGTCTGATGCTGGCTGTCTATATCGGATTATTTCTGAATGGCGCGGTGCTGTTCAGACGAGTGGAAGGTTATTTCGAAGACCTCACCGTAAGAAATGGAATTTTTGCTGCTATTGAAGTGTTCGGCTCCGTCCTCGCTACATTTTTCCTGCTACGCTTGCTTTCACTCTTTGGCCGCCGCACGTGGCAAATTCTGGCCTCGCTGGTGGTGATTATTTCCGCCGCTGCCAGCTATTACATGACCTTTATGAACGTGGTCATTGGCTACGGTATTGTTGCGTCGGTAATGACCACCGACATTGACCTCTCTAAAGAGGTGGTAGGAAAAGGCTTTATTGTCTGGACAATTTTGACCTGTCTAATCCCACTCTTCTTTATCTGGAGTAATACCTGCCGCTATACGTTATTGCGCCAGTTGCGCACTCGCGGACAGCGGATCCGCACTGTCGCTGTGGTCCTGCTGGCCGGTTTGCTGGTATGGGCGCCTATTCGCCTGATGGAAAAGCAGCAAAAACGCATCGAAAAGGCAACGGGTGTGGATATGCCAAGCTATGGCGGAGTTGTGGCCAACTCTTATTTGCCATCAAACTGGCTGTCAGCGTTAGGCCTCTATGCCTGGGCGCAGGCGGATGAATCCAGCGATGTGAAATCGCTAATGAATCCGACTAAAAAATTCCACTACGAGGCACCCGCTGACGGGCTCGATGATACTTACGTCGTGTTTGTTATCGGTGAGACAACGCGCTGGGATCATATGGGTATTCTGGGTTATGACCGCGATACCACACCTAAACTGGCGCAGGAAAAGAACCTGGTGGCTTACCGCGGCTATTCTTGTGATACCGCCACAAAGCTCTCCTTACGCTGCATGTTTGTGCGTGAGGGGGGGGCTAGTGATAATCCACAACGTACCCTTAAAGAGCAGAACGTCTTTGCCGTACTGAAGCAGCTTGGTTTCAGCTCAGACTTGTTCGCCATGCAAAGTGAGATGTGGTTCTACACCAACACTCTGGCAGATAACATCGCCTATCGTGAGCAGATTGGTGCCGAGCCTCGTAATCGCGGTAAAAACGTGGATGACATGTTGTTGCTTCAGGAAATGTCCCAGTCACTGAAGAACCATCCCCAGGGCAAACATCTGGTTATTCTGCATACCAAAGGATCGCATTACAGCTACTACCAGCGTTACACGCGCGATTTTGCGAAGTGGCAACCTGAGTGTGTCGGTATTAATAAAGACTGCAGCAAGCAGGAACTGATCAACGCCTACGATAACTCGGTTCTCTATGTGGATACGTTCCTCAGCCGTGTGATTGATGAGTTGCGTGATAAGAAAGCGATTGTCATCTATGCGGCAGACCACGGTGAATCCATTAACGAAAAGGAACATTTGCACGGTACGCCGCGCAAACTGGCACCGCCGGAACAGTTCCGTGTACCGATGATTATGTGGATGTCAGATAAGTACCTGGAAAATCCTGACAAAGCCAAAATGTTTGCCCATCTGAAACAGCAGGCCGACATCAAGGTACCGCGTCGTCACGTTGAACTATACGACACCATTATGGGGTGCCTGGGTTATACCTCGCCGGACGGGGGGATTAACGAGAATAACAACTGGTGTAAACTGCCTGAAAGCAGCCAGAAAGCCGCGCAGTAG
- the dppD gene encoding dipeptide ABC transporter ATP-binding protein, whose translation MALLNVDKLSVHFGDEGTPFRAVDRISYSVNQGEVVGIVGESGSGKSVSSLAIMGLIDYPGRVMAENLQFNGQDLKRISEKQRRQLVGAEVAMIFQDPMTSLNPCYTVGFQIMEAIKVHQGGNKKTRRQRAIDLLNQVGIPDPASRLDVYPHQLSGGMSQRVMIAMAIACRPKLLIADEPTTALDVTIQAQIIELLLELQQKENMALVLITHDLALVAEAAHKIIVMYAGQVVETGSSHDIFRAPRHPYTQALLRALPEFAQDKARLASLPGVVPGKYDRPQGCLLNPRCPYATDKCRAEEPELNQLADGRQSKCHYPLDDAGRPTL comes from the coding sequence ATGGCGTTATTAAATGTAGATAAATTATCGGTGCACTTCGGCGATGAAGGCACCCCGTTTCGCGCCGTGGACCGCATCAGCTATAGCGTAAATCAGGGCGAAGTGGTTGGCATTGTTGGGGAATCCGGTTCCGGTAAGTCAGTAAGTTCGCTGGCGATTATGGGGCTGATTGATTACCCGGGCCGCGTGATGGCGGAAAACCTGCAGTTCAATGGTCAGGATCTGAAGCGCATTTCCGAGAAACAGCGCCGCCAGCTGGTGGGCGCGGAAGTGGCGATGATCTTCCAGGACCCGATGACCAGCCTGAACCCCTGCTATACCGTGGGCTTCCAGATTATGGAGGCGATCAAGGTTCATCAGGGGGGTAACAAGAAAACCCGTCGTCAGCGCGCGATCGACTTGCTGAACCAGGTGGGGATCCCTGATCCGGCATCGCGCCTTGATGTCTACCCGCATCAGCTTTCCGGCGGGATGAGTCAGCGTGTGATGATCGCGATGGCGATTGCCTGTCGGCCAAAACTGCTGATTGCCGATGAGCCGACCACAGCGCTGGACGTGACCATCCAGGCGCAAATCATCGAGCTGCTGCTGGAACTGCAGCAGAAAGAGAATATGGCGCTGGTGCTGATTACGCACGACCTGGCGCTGGTGGCCGAAGCGGCACACAAAATCATCGTGATGTATGCAGGACAGGTGGTGGAGACCGGAAGTTCGCACGATATCTTCCGCGCACCGCGTCATCCGTATACGCAGGCGCTTTTACGTGCGCTGCCGGAGTTTGCTCAGGACAAAGCGCGTCTGGCGTCGCTGCCGGGCGTTGTCCCGGGCAAATATGACCGACCGCAGGGTTGTCTGCTTAATCCGCGCTGCCCGTATGCGACCGACAAATGCCGTGCAGAAGAGCCTGAGCTGAACCAGCTGGCTGATGGTCGTCAGTCGAAATGCCACTACCCACTCGATGATGCCGGGAGGCCAACACTATGA
- the tuf gene encoding elongation factor Tu, with amino-acid sequence MSKEKFERTKPHVNVGTIGHVDHGKTTLTAAITTVLAKTYGGSARAFDQIDNAPEEKARGITINTSHVEYDTPTRHYAHVDCPGHADYVKNMITGAAQMDGAILVVAATDGPMPQTREHILLGRQVGVPYIIVFLNKCDMVDDEELLELVEMEVRELLSQYDFPGDDTPIVRGSALKALEGDAEWEAKIIELAGFLDSYIPEPERAIDKPFLLPIEDVFSISGRGTVVTGRVERGIIKVGEEVEIVGIKETAKSTCTGVEMFRKLLDEGRAGENVGVLLRGIKREEIERGQVLAKPGSIKPHTKFESEVYILSKDEGGRHTPFFKGYRPQFYFRTTDVTGTIELPEGVEMVMPGDNIKMVVTLIHPIAMDDGLRFAIREGGRTVGAGVVAKVLG; translated from the coding sequence ATGTCTAAAGAAAAGTTTGAACGTACAAAACCGCACGTTAACGTCGGTACTATCGGCCACGTTGACCATGGTAAAACAACGCTGACCGCTGCAATCACTACCGTTCTGGCAAAAACCTACGGTGGTTCTGCTCGTGCATTCGACCAGATCGATAACGCACCAGAAGAAAAAGCTCGTGGTATCACCATCAACACCTCTCACGTTGAATATGACACCCCGACTCGCCACTACGCACACGTAGACTGCCCAGGCCACGCCGACTATGTTAAAAACATGATCACCGGTGCTGCGCAGATGGACGGCGCGATCCTGGTAGTAGCTGCGACTGACGGCCCAATGCCTCAGACTCGTGAGCACATCCTGCTGGGTCGTCAGGTAGGCGTTCCTTACATCATCGTGTTCCTGAACAAATGTGACATGGTTGATGACGAAGAGCTGCTGGAACTGGTAGAGATGGAAGTTCGTGAACTGCTGTCTCAGTACGATTTCCCAGGCGACGACACTCCAATCGTTCGTGGTTCCGCGCTGAAAGCGCTGGAAGGCGACGCAGAGTGGGAAGCGAAAATCATCGAACTGGCTGGTTTCCTGGATTCTTACATCCCAGAACCAGAGCGTGCGATTGATAAGCCATTCCTGCTGCCAATCGAAGACGTATTCTCCATCTCCGGTCGTGGTACCGTTGTTACCGGTCGTGTAGAGCGCGGTATCATCAAAGTGGGTGAAGAAGTTGAAATCGTTGGTATCAAAGAGACTGCGAAGTCTACCTGTACTGGCGTTGAAATGTTCCGCAAACTGCTGGACGAAGGCCGTGCTGGTGAGAACGTTGGTGTTCTGCTGCGTGGTATCAAACGTGAAGAAATCGAACGTGGTCAGGTACTGGCGAAGCCAGGCTCAATCAAGCCACACACTAAGTTCGAATCTGAAGTGTACATCCTGTCCAAAGACGAAGGCGGCCGTCATACTCCGTTCTTCAAAGGCTACCGTCCACAGTTCTACTTCCGTACAACTGACGTGACCGGTACCATCGAACTGCCAGAAGGCGTAGAGATGGTAATGCCAGGCGACAACATCAAGATGGTTGTGACTCTGATCCACCCAATCGCGATGGACGACGGTCTGCGTTTCGCAATCCGTGAAGGTGGCCGTACCGTTGGCGCGGGCGTGGTTGCTAAAGTTCTCGGCTAA
- the coaA gene encoding type I pantothenate kinase, protein MSKKEQTLMTPYLHFNRSQWAALRDSVPMTLTEGEIARLKGINEDLSLEEVAEIYLPLSRLLNFYISSNLRRQAVLEQFLGTNGQRIPYIISIAGSVAVGKSTTARVLQALLSRWPEHRSVELITTDGFLHPNEVLKERGLMKKKGFPLSYDMHRLVKFVSDLKSGVPNVTAPVYSHLIYDRIPGGDKTVVQPDILILEGLNVLQSGMDYPHDPHHVFVSDFVDFSIYVDAPEDLLQNWYINRFLKFREGAFTDPDSYFHHYAQLSEEEAVKVATGLWNEINYVNLKENILPTRERASLILTKSEKHAVDQIRLRK, encoded by the coding sequence ATGAGCAAAAAAGAGCAAACGTTAATGACGCCTTATCTTCACTTTAACCGCAGCCAGTGGGCTGCCCTGCGTGATTCCGTCCCTATGACGCTGACGGAAGGTGAAATCGCACGGTTAAAAGGGATAAACGAAGATCTGTCCCTGGAAGAGGTGGCAGAAATTTATCTCCCCCTCTCTCGCTTGCTTAACTTCTATATCAGTTCCAACCTGCGCCGTCAGGCGGTGCTGGAGCAGTTCCTCGGTACCAACGGTCAACGCATTCCTTATATCATCAGTATTGCCGGCAGCGTGGCGGTGGGTAAAAGCACCACCGCGCGTGTCCTGCAGGCTCTCCTGAGCCGCTGGCCAGAACACCGCAGCGTGGAGCTGATCACGACCGACGGCTTCCTGCACCCGAATGAGGTGTTAAAAGAACGCGGGCTGATGAAGAAGAAGGGCTTCCCGCTCTCTTATGATATGCACCGTCTGGTGAAATTTGTCTCTGACCTGAAATCCGGCGTGCCTAACGTCACGGCGCCGGTCTATTCGCACCTGATCTACGATCGCATCCCGGGCGGAGACAAAACGGTGGTGCAGCCAGACATTCTGATTCTGGAAGGGTTAAATGTTCTGCAAAGCGGGATGGATTACCCTCACGATCCACATCATGTGTTTGTCTCTGACTTCGTCGATTTCTCTATTTATGTCGATGCGCCGGAAGATTTGCTGCAAAACTGGTATATCAACCGCTTCCTGAAGTTCCGCGAAGGGGCGTTTACTGACCCGGACTCCTATTTCCATCACTATGCCCAGCTTTCTGAAGAAGAGGCGGTTAAGGTGGCGACCGGGCTGTGGAACGAAATCAACTACGTAAACCTGAAAGAGAACATTCTCCCGACACGCGAGCGTGCAAGCCTGATCCTCACCAAGAGTGAGAAACACGCTGTCGATCAGATTCGTTTGCGGAAATAG
- the dppC gene encoding dipeptide ABC transporter permease DppC: protein MSHVSENKVVAAPVPMTPLQEFWHYFKRNKGAVVGLVYVSIMILIAVFANVLAPYNPADQFRDALLAPPAWQDGGSLAHLLGTDDVGRDVLSRLMYGARLSLLVGCLVVVLSLIMGIVLGLVAGYFGGIVDNIIMRIVDIMLALPSLLLALVLVAIFGPSIGNAALALTFVALPHYVRLTRAAVLVEVNRDYVTASRVAGAGAMRQMFVNIFPNCLAPLIVQASLGFSNAILDMAALGFLGMGAQPPTPEWGTMLSDVLQFAQSAWWVVTFPGLAILLTVLAFNLMGDGLRDALDPKLKQ from the coding sequence ATGTCACACGTTTCTGAAAATAAAGTGGTTGCTGCACCGGTTCCAATGACGCCGCTGCAGGAATTCTGGCACTACTTCAAGCGCAACAAAGGCGCGGTGGTGGGGCTGGTTTATGTCTCTATCATGATCCTGATTGCGGTGTTTGCGAACGTGCTGGCACCGTATAACCCGGCCGATCAGTTCCGTGATGCTCTGCTTGCGCCACCGGCATGGCAGGACGGCGGTAGCCTTGCCCACCTTCTGGGTACCGATGATGTGGGTCGCGATGTGCTGTCACGTCTGATGTACGGCGCGCGGCTGTCGCTGCTGGTCGGCTGTCTGGTGGTGGTATTGTCGTTGATCATGGGGATCGTCCTCGGCCTGGTCGCGGGGTATTTCGGCGGTATCGTTGATAACATCATCATGCGTATTGTCGACATCATGCTGGCGCTGCCAAGCCTGCTGCTGGCCCTGGTGCTGGTGGCGATATTTGGCCCGTCGATCGGTAACGCCGCGCTTGCGCTGACCTTTGTGGCACTTCCTCACTACGTGCGTTTAACCCGTGCGGCGGTGCTGGTGGAAGTGAACCGCGATTACGTCACGGCGTCTCGCGTGGCAGGTGCCGGTGCGATGCGCCAGATGTTCGTCAATATCTTCCCGAACTGCCTTGCGCCGCTGATTGTTCAGGCGTCGCTCGGTTTCTCTAACGCCATTCTTGATATGGCCGCTCTTGGCTTCCTGGGCATGGGTGCGCAGCCGCCAACACCGGAGTGGGGCACGATGCTCTCCGACGTGTTGCAGTTCGCACAAAGCGCCTGGTGGGTTGTCACCTTCCCGGGTCTGGCAATCCTGCTGACGGTGCTGGCATTTAACCTGATGGGTGATGGCCTGCGCGATGCACTTGATCCCAAACTGAAGCAGTAA